The following are encoded in a window of Paludisphaera rhizosphaerae genomic DNA:
- the bshB1 gene encoding bacillithiol biosynthesis deacetylase BshB1 produces MLDALVVSPHPDDAELGVGGTIIRLAKQGWKVGILDLTSGEPTPLGSLEKRRAETAAANEHLGNPWRENLGLPNRSLLPDLANRRALAAVFRKVRPRLIFAPYWEDAHPDHTSATKLIEDARFWSKLSKSDIPGEPFHPARILYYFSVHLRIVERPSLVIDITDELEAKRAAMSCYRSQLVDNQPQGRPGVIDSVCDRTRYWGHMVGVGHAEPFASREPVGLTGLDSLLL; encoded by the coding sequence ATGCTCGACGCTCTGGTCGTGTCTCCCCACCCCGACGACGCGGAGCTGGGCGTCGGCGGGACGATCATCCGGCTCGCCAAGCAGGGTTGGAAGGTCGGAATCCTCGATCTCACCAGCGGCGAGCCCACTCCGCTCGGCAGTCTGGAGAAGCGCCGGGCTGAGACGGCCGCGGCCAATGAGCACCTGGGCAACCCCTGGCGCGAGAACCTCGGCCTGCCGAATCGCAGCCTGCTCCCGGACCTCGCCAACCGCCGGGCGCTCGCGGCCGTTTTCCGGAAGGTCCGCCCTCGGCTGATCTTCGCCCCCTACTGGGAAGACGCCCACCCGGACCACACCTCGGCCACGAAGCTCATTGAGGACGCCCGGTTCTGGAGCAAGCTCTCCAAGTCGGACATCCCCGGCGAGCCGTTTCACCCCGCGCGCATCCTCTATTACTTCAGCGTGCATCTGAGGATCGTCGAACGGCCCAGCCTGGTGATCGACATCACCGACGAGCTGGAGGCCAAGCGCGCGGCCATGAGCTGTTACCGCTCGCAGCTTGTGGACAACCAGCCGCAAGGTCGGCCGGGGGTGATTGACTCGGTCTGCGACCGCACCCGGTACTGGGGCCACATGGTGGGGGTCGGTCACGCCGAGCCCTTCGCCAGCCGAGAGCCCGTCGGGCTGACCGGGCTCGACTCCCTCCTGCTCTGA
- the aroF gene encoding 3-deoxy-7-phosphoheptulonate synthase: MIVVMKPDATGAQIETMSQQISSLGLTPQVIKGEHQTVVAALGQERPGLVETLEVGEGVEKVLPIMAPYKRASAEVKKDRTVVKALGLEIGGKKIAAIAGPCSVENEEQIVSIARKLKELGATGLRGGAFKPRTSPYSFQGHKEAGLKMLAAARAETGLAIVTEVMAPEHVPMLAEYADVLQIGARNMQNYQLLQAVGDSGKPTLLKRGMSATIEEFLLAAEYILDRGNPNVILCERGVRTFEDHTRFTLPLATVPYLNEKSHLPVVVDPSHGTGKASLVAAMSKASVAAGADGLIIEVHEDPKKAASDGAQTITPAAFAQLMAQCRRVAEAVDRSM, encoded by the coding sequence GTGATCGTCGTGATGAAACCTGACGCGACCGGGGCGCAGATCGAAACCATGTCGCAGCAAATCTCCTCTCTAGGGCTGACTCCGCAGGTCATCAAGGGCGAGCACCAGACGGTCGTCGCCGCGCTGGGCCAGGAGCGGCCGGGGCTCGTCGAGACCTTGGAAGTCGGCGAGGGCGTCGAGAAGGTCCTCCCGATCATGGCCCCGTACAAGCGGGCGTCGGCCGAGGTCAAGAAGGACCGAACGGTCGTGAAGGCGCTGGGGCTGGAGATCGGCGGCAAGAAGATCGCGGCCATCGCCGGGCCGTGCTCGGTCGAGAACGAGGAGCAGATCGTCTCGATCGCCCGCAAGCTCAAGGAGCTGGGCGCGACGGGCCTCCGCGGCGGGGCGTTCAAGCCCCGGACCAGCCCCTACAGCTTCCAGGGCCACAAGGAAGCCGGCCTGAAGATGCTCGCCGCCGCCAGGGCCGAGACCGGTCTGGCGATCGTCACTGAGGTCATGGCGCCCGAGCACGTGCCGATGCTCGCCGAGTACGCCGACGTCCTCCAGATCGGCGCCCGCAACATGCAGAACTACCAGTTGCTCCAGGCCGTCGGCGACTCCGGCAAGCCGACGCTCCTCAAGCGCGGGATGAGCGCGACGATCGAGGAGTTCCTCCTGGCCGCTGAATACATCCTCGACCGCGGCAACCCCAACGTCATCCTCTGCGAGCGCGGCGTCCGCACCTTCGAGGACCACACCCGCTTCACCCTGCCGCTGGCCACGGTCCCCTACCTCAACGAGAAGTCGCACCTCCCCGTCGTCGTCGACCCCTCGCACGGCACCGGCAAGGCGAGCCTCGTCGCGGCGATGTCCAAGGCGTCGGTCGCCGCCGGCGCGGACGGGCTGATCATCGAGGTCCACGAGGATCCCAAGAAGGCCGCCAGCGACGGAGCGCAGACCATCACCCCGGCCGCCTTCGCCCAGCTCATGGCCCAGTGCCGCCGCGTGGCCGAGGCCGTCGACCGGAGCATGTGA
- a CDS encoding DUF1552 domain-containing protein, with protein sequence MSNSAFASTRRPVSRRAFLRGVGVALSLPMLDVMRPAFAREPGSAERPRRFLGICNNLGVLPEEFFPTEAGRDYKPSPYLELLTAHKKDFTVFSGVWHPDVDGGHPADNCFLTAAPHPGNAGFRNTISLDQYAAERIGHLTRFPSLTLGVNVSRGARSLSWTGDGAMIPCEEKASDVFKKLYLQGSPEEIRDQVRRLDRGRSIMDAVAGQLGLLNRNLGAPDRDRLDQYLTGVRDLEKRMAAAKEWEYRPKPKVDAKPPVDPADPREYMEKVRRMYDAARLAFETDSTRFATLMLDSVNSPAIHVDGHDTTDGYHNLSHHGKSKAKIDQLKSIDQWHMKLLDELFTGMKGHQEGNETLFDRTMVLYGSNMGNANTHVTTNLPVLFAGGGFKHAGHLAFDRERNYPLPNLFVSMLQRLGLETDRFATSTGTMRGLELA encoded by the coding sequence ATGTCCAACTCCGCCTTCGCCTCGACCCGCCGACCCGTCTCCCGTCGCGCGTTCCTCCGCGGTGTGGGCGTGGCCCTGTCGCTGCCGATGCTCGACGTGATGAGGCCGGCGTTCGCCCGTGAGCCGGGCTCGGCGGAGCGGCCGCGGCGCTTCCTGGGGATCTGCAACAACCTCGGCGTGCTCCCCGAGGAGTTCTTCCCGACCGAGGCCGGACGCGACTACAAGCCGTCCCCCTACCTCGAGTTGTTGACTGCCCACAAGAAGGACTTCACCGTCTTCAGCGGCGTCTGGCACCCGGACGTCGACGGCGGCCACCCGGCCGACAACTGCTTCCTGACCGCCGCGCCCCATCCCGGCAACGCCGGCTTCCGCAACACGATCTCCCTCGACCAGTACGCCGCCGAGCGCATCGGGCACCTGACGCGGTTTCCCTCGCTGACGCTGGGCGTGAACGTCTCCCGAGGCGCGCGTTCGCTCTCGTGGACCGGCGACGGGGCGATGATCCCCTGCGAGGAGAAGGCGTCCGACGTCTTCAAGAAGCTCTACCTCCAGGGCAGTCCGGAAGAGATCCGCGATCAGGTCCGCCGGCTCGACCGCGGCCGGAGCATCATGGACGCCGTCGCGGGGCAGCTCGGCCTTCTCAATCGCAATCTGGGAGCCCCGGACCGCGACCGCCTCGACCAGTACCTCACAGGCGTCCGCGACCTGGAGAAGCGGATGGCCGCCGCCAAGGAGTGGGAGTACCGTCCCAAGCCCAAGGTCGACGCCAAGCCCCCCGTCGATCCGGCGGATCCTCGCGAGTACATGGAGAAGGTCCGGCGCATGTACGATGCCGCCCGGCTCGCTTTCGAGACCGACTCCACCCGCTTCGCCACCCTGATGCTCGACAGCGTCAACTCGCCCGCCATCCACGTCGACGGCCACGACACCACCGACGGCTACCACAACCTCTCGCACCACGGTAAATCCAAGGCGAAGATCGACCAGCTCAAGTCGATCGACCAGTGGCACATGAAGCTGCTGGACGAACTCTTCACCGGCATGAAGGGCCATCAGGAGGGGAACGAAACCCTCTTCGACCGCACGATGGTCCTCTACGGCAGCAACATGGGGAACGCCAACACCCACGTCACGACGAACCTCCCCGTCCTCTTCGCCGGCGGCGGCTTCAAGCACGCCGGACACCTCGCCTTCGACCGCGAGCGCAACTATCCCCTCCCCAACCTGTTCGTCTCCATGCTCCAGCGCCTGGGCCTCGAAACCGATCGCTTCGCCACCAGTACCGGGACCATGCGGGGGCTGGAATTGGCCTGA
- a CDS encoding DUF1592 domain-containing protein, translating to MKTSTSTVLVLLIAVGAAQGADLPAPQRAFLEENCAGCHDANTKKGGLDLSALRFDTGDPALFGKWVAIHDRVRDGEMPPKDVEAPDPAARRALQKGLGDLLAGADRDRARTSGRAVWRRLNRYEYENTVRDLLDAPWLQLRDRLPEDGTANRFNKSGEALDVSHIQMSRYLGAAEYALREATAPRAEAPKGGTVRYYAREQRNLVNKMKFGPFNRSPERATFPLLDWTAQPEVTDEKVPVSVGESDPEKREHEAFGVVAGCYEPIEPRFDRFRAPVAGRYKLRFSAYSFWAGPGKEPRWWTPDRNVASKGRTTEPVVIMAEQPPRERRTLGGFDVDPEPGVDELDVWLQKNEVIVFDAARLFRSRPPAWHNPLATREGSPGVAFRWMEVEGPINDQWPPAGHKTLFGDLPIKSGPGGTIEVVANNPSEDAERLLRAFVRKAYRRPTTSEEEVRFLPIIKEALASGGSFADAMQAGYSAVLCSPEFICLAEAPGPLDDHALAARLSYFLWNSPPDDELRKLADEEKLHEPDALRGQVARLIDDPKSRRFVDAFLDYWLDLRKISSTSPDENLYPDYYLDDLLADSALEETRLYFAEMLKADLPARTVVASDFTFLNDRLADHYGLSKPGGWALKKTTLPADSIRGGLLTQASILKVTANGTTTSPVLRGVWVMERIVGKPLPPPPPGVPAVEPDLRGATTIREQLDKHRAVASCATCHTKIDPPGFALESFDVLGGFRDKYRVMGDNGEKMEGFGKNGQPFKFRAGPTVDASAKLPDGRAFHDVREMKRLLLADERQIARALLGQLVAYSTGAPVRFGDREEAERILDSAGPDLGVRSVVQAIVQSELFRNK from the coding sequence ATGAAGACCTCGACTTCCACCGTCCTCGTCCTCCTGATCGCCGTTGGAGCCGCCCAGGGTGCGGACCTGCCCGCCCCTCAGCGTGCATTCCTCGAAGAGAATTGCGCCGGCTGCCACGACGCGAACACCAAGAAGGGAGGCCTTGACCTCTCCGCCTTGCGGTTCGATACCGGAGACCCGGCGCTCTTCGGCAAGTGGGTGGCGATTCACGATCGCGTCCGTGACGGCGAAATGCCGCCCAAGGATGTCGAGGCCCCCGACCCCGCCGCACGTCGTGCGCTTCAGAAGGGGCTCGGCGACCTCCTCGCCGGGGCCGACCGCGACCGTGCCCGCACCTCGGGTCGAGCCGTCTGGCGGCGGCTGAATCGCTACGAGTACGAGAACACCGTTCGGGACCTGCTCGACGCTCCCTGGCTGCAGCTTCGCGACCGGCTCCCTGAAGACGGCACGGCCAACCGGTTCAACAAGTCGGGCGAGGCGCTGGATGTCTCGCACATCCAGATGTCGCGGTACCTCGGGGCCGCCGAGTACGCCCTGCGAGAGGCCACCGCCCCCCGCGCCGAGGCTCCGAAGGGCGGGACCGTCCGCTACTACGCCCGAGAGCAGCGGAACCTCGTCAACAAGATGAAGTTCGGCCCGTTCAACCGCAGCCCCGAACGAGCCACGTTCCCCCTGCTCGACTGGACGGCCCAGCCCGAGGTCACAGACGAGAAGGTCCCCGTCTCCGTCGGCGAGTCCGACCCGGAGAAGCGCGAGCACGAGGCGTTCGGCGTCGTCGCTGGCTGTTACGAGCCGATCGAACCCCGCTTCGACCGCTTCCGCGCTCCCGTCGCCGGCCGCTACAAGCTGCGGTTTTCCGCCTACTCGTTCTGGGCCGGGCCGGGCAAGGAGCCGAGGTGGTGGACTCCTGACCGTAACGTCGCCTCGAAGGGGAGGACGACTGAGCCGGTGGTGATCATGGCCGAGCAGCCTCCCCGCGAACGCCGGACGCTCGGAGGCTTCGACGTTGACCCCGAGCCAGGCGTCGACGAGCTGGACGTCTGGCTCCAGAAGAACGAGGTGATCGTCTTCGACGCCGCCCGCCTGTTCCGGTCGCGGCCCCCCGCCTGGCACAACCCGCTGGCCACCCGCGAAGGCAGCCCCGGAGTCGCCTTCCGCTGGATGGAGGTCGAGGGGCCGATCAACGATCAGTGGCCTCCGGCCGGTCACAAGACTCTCTTCGGCGACCTGCCGATTAAGTCCGGCCCCGGCGGAACGATCGAGGTCGTCGCAAACAATCCTTCGGAAGACGCCGAGCGGCTGTTGAGGGCGTTCGTCCGCAAGGCCTATCGTCGACCGACGACCTCCGAGGAGGAGGTTCGGTTTCTGCCGATCATCAAGGAGGCGTTGGCCTCGGGTGGATCGTTCGCCGACGCCATGCAGGCGGGATACTCGGCCGTGCTGTGCTCGCCGGAGTTCATCTGTCTTGCGGAGGCCCCCGGCCCGCTCGACGACCACGCCCTCGCCGCTCGTCTCTCGTATTTCCTCTGGAACTCGCCTCCCGACGACGAGCTGCGGAAGCTGGCCGACGAAGAGAAGCTCCACGAGCCCGACGCCCTGCGCGGCCAGGTCGCCCGCCTGATCGACGACCCGAAGTCGCGGCGGTTCGTGGACGCCTTCCTGGATTACTGGCTCGACCTCCGGAAGATCTCGTCGACCTCGCCCGACGAGAACCTCTACCCTGACTACTACCTCGACGACCTCCTGGCCGATTCCGCCCTGGAGGAGACGCGGCTCTACTTCGCTGAGATGCTCAAGGCCGACCTCCCCGCGCGGACGGTGGTGGCCTCGGACTTCACCTTCCTCAACGACCGCCTGGCCGACCATTACGGTCTGTCCAAACCTGGCGGTTGGGCTCTCAAGAAGACGACGCTGCCGGCGGACTCGATCCGCGGCGGTCTGCTGACTCAGGCGAGCATCCTGAAGGTTACGGCCAACGGGACGACGACCTCGCCCGTCTTGCGGGGCGTCTGGGTGATGGAGCGGATCGTCGGCAAGCCGCTGCCGCCGCCTCCCCCGGGCGTGCCGGCCGTCGAGCCCGACCTCCGCGGCGCGACCACGATCCGCGAGCAACTCGACAAACACCGGGCGGTCGCCTCGTGCGCGACCTGCCACACCAAGATCGATCCTCCCGGCTTCGCGCTGGAGAGCTTCGACGTTCTTGGCGGTTTCCGTGACAAGTACCGCGTAATGGGCGACAACGGGGAGAAGATGGAGGGCTTCGGCAAGAACGGCCAGCCGTTCAAGTTCCGCGCTGGGCCGACTGTCGACGCCTCGGCCAAGCTTCCCGACGGTCGGGCCTTTCACGACGTCCGCGAGATGAAGCGGCTGCTGCTGGCCGACGAGCGGCAGATCGCGCGAGCCCTGCTCGGTCAGCTCGTCGCCTACTCCACCGGAGCGCCGGTGCGGTTCGGCGACCGCGAGGAAGCCGAGCGGATCCTCGACTCCGCCGGCCCGGACCTCGGCGTCCGTTCGGTCGTCCAGGCCATTGTTCAGAGCGAGCTTTTCCGAAATAAGTAA
- a CDS encoding Ig-like domain-containing protein encodes MSRSLFLPLMIFGLALPLATARGQELTLATAPPVVVETIPRAGADGVDPATAEIKVTFSKAMMDKSWSWSQHSKDSFPATAGQPSYKDDRKTCVLPVKLDPGKTYVIWLNSAKFHNFKDAEGNSAVPYLLVFKTKG; translated from the coding sequence ATGTCACGCAGCCTGTTCCTCCCCTTGATGATCTTCGGACTCGCCCTCCCGCTTGCGACCGCCCGAGGCCAGGAACTCACCCTGGCGACCGCGCCGCCGGTGGTGGTGGAGACCATCCCCAGGGCCGGGGCCGACGGCGTCGATCCCGCGACGGCCGAGATCAAGGTAACCTTCAGCAAGGCCATGATGGACAAGTCCTGGTCATGGTCCCAGCACTCCAAAGACTCCTTCCCCGCCACGGCCGGCCAGCCCTCATACAAGGACGACCGCAAGACCTGCGTCCTGCCGGTGAAGCTCGATCCGGGCAAGACGTACGTCATCTGGCTCAACTCGGCCAAGTTCCACAACTTCAAGGACGCCGAGGGCAATTCGGCCGTTCCGTATCTCCTGGTCTTCAAGACGAAGGGGTGA
- a CDS encoding tetratricopeptide repeat protein produces the protein MFHFLRRLFGALRSQTPEPEKVGDRGGADARSSTPPEGPSGAEKPSGNDLIGPPESDSPIVVVAQGNMTMIMDRMGYEFQQGLRTGEAPSQASLESMLHRTMRVRALDGGVYREHSLGANVLFEEEDAAAIRGLIDAFKISEDPETFCHCMCLGGPTLEFFDDDELIATIAIHHGRSIRWPVWKHDAVLKDGRRLTGWLAARGIELGDGPSSPGDPMMMGLLSLKPAERFASRAFSYLRLGLPSRVLAELDLVEAIDPGMTVLPVFRTDALIALGKLDEGLATAEAAVGRGVREPQLFRALAVCLDSLGRTEEALAQADEAIAMDADHADARNTRATILARLGRMDEARVEYTEAARLAPDWILPAFHLALMDFDGGRPTQAVEYLTRSIEILESDGVAPAARVLGPHSIATLHAIRACCRIMLGDAERGLEDAERAIELDPEDANGYVQKGQALRMLGRPAEAAEAFEPVVRIVPDNPRAWCDLAYFHADAGSFEAALGAIDEVIRLQGEDPNLSAFKAQVFLRLDRFADAIEAAETAIDMRPDQAGFYVIRAECSKRLGDFERMFEDLQTARRWSPDEPMILNLLAWHLSTCPVDALRNGRLALDLAMRAVDGTEGRDSNILDTLAAALAENGRFPEARQRLRQAIELDPSCNQEARKLMSLAFEEGRPYRVPPTS, from the coding sequence ATGTTCCATTTCCTCCGACGGCTCTTCGGCGCTTTGCGGAGCCAGACCCCCGAGCCCGAGAAGGTGGGCGACCGCGGCGGCGCCGACGCCCGATCCTCGACCCCCCCCGAAGGTCCATCGGGCGCCGAGAAGCCGTCTGGCAACGATCTCATCGGGCCGCCGGAGTCCGACTCCCCCATCGTCGTCGTGGCCCAGGGGAACATGACGATGATCATGGATCGGATGGGTTACGAGTTTCAGCAGGGGCTCAGAACGGGCGAAGCGCCGTCCCAGGCGTCGCTCGAAAGCATGCTGCATCGGACGATGCGAGTGCGGGCGCTCGATGGCGGCGTCTATCGCGAACACAGCCTGGGGGCGAACGTCCTGTTCGAAGAGGAGGATGCTGCGGCGATTCGCGGGTTGATCGACGCGTTCAAGATCTCCGAGGACCCGGAAACCTTCTGCCATTGCATGTGCCTGGGCGGGCCGACCCTGGAGTTTTTCGACGACGATGAACTGATCGCGACGATCGCGATCCATCACGGCCGGTCGATACGCTGGCCCGTCTGGAAGCATGACGCCGTCCTCAAGGATGGGAGGCGGTTGACCGGGTGGTTGGCCGCCCGCGGGATCGAGCTGGGCGACGGTCCAAGCAGCCCCGGCGATCCCATGATGATGGGTCTCCTGTCGCTGAAACCCGCGGAACGCTTCGCGTCCAGGGCGTTCTCGTACCTCCGGCTCGGCTTGCCGTCGAGGGTTCTAGCGGAGTTGGACCTGGTTGAAGCCATCGACCCAGGGATGACGGTCTTGCCGGTGTTCAGGACCGATGCATTGATTGCTCTCGGCAAACTTGACGAGGGACTCGCGACGGCGGAAGCAGCGGTCGGTCGTGGCGTTCGGGAGCCTCAACTCTTCAGAGCCCTGGCGGTTTGCCTCGACAGCCTTGGACGGACCGAAGAGGCGCTCGCCCAGGCCGACGAAGCGATCGCCATGGACGCGGACCATGCCGACGCCCGTAACACGCGGGCCACCATCCTGGCTCGGCTCGGCAGGATGGACGAGGCCCGCGTCGAATACACGGAGGCGGCTCGGCTCGCTCCCGATTGGATCCTGCCGGCCTTTCATCTTGCACTCATGGATTTCGACGGAGGCCGGCCGACGCAGGCCGTCGAGTACCTCACTCGTTCGATCGAAATCCTGGAATCGGACGGGGTGGCTCCCGCGGCGCGGGTGCTGGGCCCCCACTCCATCGCGACCCTCCACGCGATCCGCGCCTGCTGTCGGATCATGCTTGGAGACGCCGAGCGGGGGCTTGAGGACGCCGAGCGCGCGATCGAGCTCGACCCCGAAGACGCCAACGGCTACGTCCAGAAGGGCCAGGCGTTGCGCATGCTCGGTCGACCCGCGGAAGCGGCCGAGGCGTTCGAGCCGGTCGTCCGAATTGTGCCCGACAATCCCAGGGCCTGGTGCGACCTGGCCTATTTCCACGCCGATGCCGGCTCCTTCGAGGCGGCGTTGGGGGCGATCGACGAGGTGATTCGACTCCAGGGTGAAGACCCGAATCTCTCGGCCTTCAAGGCCCAGGTTTTTCTGAGGCTCGACCGATTCGCCGACGCGATCGAGGCCGCCGAGACGGCCATCGACATGCGGCCCGACCAGGCGGGATTCTACGTGATTCGCGCCGAATGCTCTAAGCGACTCGGCGACTTCGAGCGAATGTTCGAGGATCTCCAGACGGCCCGACGTTGGTCTCCCGACGAGCCGATGATCCTCAACCTCCTGGCATGGCACCTGTCGACCTGTCCTGTCGACGCCCTCAGGAACGGTCGATTGGCCCTCGACCTGGCGATGAGGGCCGTCGATGGAACCGAAGGCCGGGATTCCAACATCCTCGACACCTTGGCGGCTGCGCTGGCCGAGAACGGCCGATTTCCCGAGGCCCGCCAGCGCCTCCGCCAGGCGATCGAGCTCGATCCATCCTGCAACCAAGAGGCCCGCAAATTGATGAGTCTGGCCTTTGAGGAAGGCCGCCCCTATCGAGTCCCGCCTACCTCCTGA
- a CDS encoding alpha/beta fold hydrolase has product MRIATKWQDSWSSIAPEAGTRRTRRVVVNGEDFEVVRMGSGDPLVVIPGMAGGWRLCQPLLRRLAKHHEVISYDLRGERPCGAGPLGATRTPHVELGWHAADLAGLIERLGLERPSVLGVSFGGAVALELAVDHPRMIDSLVVHGIESKFRATTAAGIVRHVLERYALPTNSPFINQFLNLLYAKKPEPGPQADQVVERIWRTPQTVMAARLGQLEHFDVTDRLWRVDVPTLVLAGARDVIVPASRQKRLAMEISGARFESIENAGHIAFVTHADAVARQVVAHVQRVKTAV; this is encoded by the coding sequence ATGCGGATTGCGACGAAATGGCAGGATAGCTGGTCGAGCATCGCGCCGGAGGCGGGAACGCGGCGGACGCGCCGCGTTGTGGTCAACGGGGAAGACTTCGAAGTCGTTCGGATGGGTTCCGGCGACCCGCTCGTGGTGATTCCGGGGATGGCCGGAGGTTGGCGGCTGTGCCAGCCTCTGCTCCGTCGACTGGCGAAGCACCATGAGGTCATTTCCTACGACCTGCGCGGCGAGCGGCCCTGCGGCGCGGGGCCGTTGGGGGCGACCCGAACCCCTCACGTCGAACTCGGCTGGCACGCCGCCGACCTGGCGGGCCTGATCGAGCGTCTAGGCCTTGAGCGGCCGTCGGTGCTAGGCGTCTCCTTCGGCGGGGCCGTCGCGCTGGAACTGGCCGTCGACCACCCTCGGATGATCGATTCCCTCGTGGTTCACGGGATAGAGTCGAAGTTCCGGGCCACAACCGCCGCCGGAATCGTCCGGCACGTTCTGGAGCGGTACGCACTCCCCACGAACAGCCCGTTCATCAACCAGTTCCTCAACCTGTTGTATGCCAAGAAGCCCGAGCCCGGCCCGCAGGCTGATCAGGTGGTCGAGCGGATTTGGCGGACGCCTCAAACGGTGATGGCGGCCCGTCTGGGTCAACTCGAGCACTTCGACGTGACCGACCGCCTCTGGCGGGTGGACGTGCCGACCCTCGTGCTGGCGGGGGCTCGCGACGTGATCGTCCCGGCCTCTCGACAAAAGCGGCTGGCGATGGAGATCTCCGGCGCCCGCTTCGAGTCGATCGAGAACGCCGGCCATATCGCCTTCGTCACCCACGCCGACGCCGTGGCTCGCCAGGTCGTCGCTCACGTCCAGCGCGTCAAGACCGCGGTCTGA